One Spirochaeta africana DSM 8902 genomic window carries:
- a CDS encoding chemotaxis protein CheX: protein MSIQYIQPFVEAALRVFEDFFGEAPLPGKPYLFHRDEHHRWDLSALIGIGGESRGVVAVMMTGELAVNLTNILTGGQSTEVTDDAADAIGEVVNIIAGNAKKGLEEYVLTISLPSIICGSVHNISWPSNIPIIAVPCETSHGEFVLAVGLEDIIHARDASQS, encoded by the coding sequence GTGAGCATCCAGTACATTCAACCGTTTGTCGAGGCCGCATTGCGGGTATTCGAGGACTTCTTTGGCGAGGCTCCTCTGCCAGGCAAGCCTTATCTGTTTCATCGTGATGAGCATCACCGCTGGGATCTGTCTGCCTTGATCGGCATTGGGGGTGAATCCCGCGGGGTGGTGGCAGTTATGATGACTGGCGAGCTGGCGGTAAATCTTACCAATATTCTGACCGGGGGACAGTCAACCGAGGTTACCGATGATGCGGCTGACGCAATCGGCGAGGTGGTCAACATCATCGCCGGGAATGCCAAAAAAGGACTGGAGGAATATGTGCTGACTATTTCGCTGCCTTCAATAATCTGCGGGTCAGTCCATAATATCAGCTGGCCATCGAACATTCCGATTATCGCCGTGCCGTGCGAGACATCGCATGGCGAGTTTGTACTGGCCGTCGGGCTGGAGGACATAATCCACGCCCGGGACGCATCGCAGTCATGA
- a CDS encoding Hpt domain-containing protein has product MSNPRNTGSHGLLYNLLTSGTFDSYEISQRSRIIFLNTVIFVGVFTLTLFSAISFSNGNLPLGLSTTSVALVLIFGFIFIRLTHRFVVGDYIASQSIFLLYCYLYLSGGEQGSGVLWLFSYPLIALFLHRIRTGSLLSGLLFVIMLLGLFHPGIGSWDFQLQYGMRIIGSYLFIYIFGLIYEMVREATQRSLAETNTELSRIASELSQEKIQSDAIFKNVQEGIFVMDDQFRVLPTYSSFLESLLETDSIDGESLPDLIGGYLTPRNAESLRDYLPMLLNDSLNPDLIQDINPLEEVQLGIPVGDGDLRQKTLQFRFIPMKTGADQQQILTVVYDVTARAELAARMSAEQHRHQRDMETLFQVLHVDPQLMAEFIEDTEQELDSINALLRNKQLSIPETLTAIFQSMHSIKGNALLLGLEELGITLHHLEQHIKDIQELANPDWRDLLQLTADLGEIQQAIEDTSAIIQKLVTFQTASAEAGLSQAGLLERAIRRIAERESSLAGCPATISFFGFELLTDRLRRPIRDILIQLIRNSFAHGLESPEERQRVGKPETAVLQISLQKTGSALTLRYRDDGRGLDPDRIRAKATRLLPEKAGLPDTEIIRLVFHPRFSTAEDTDLSAGQGVGLAFVHARTAELGGHIRIYNKPGIGFQLVITVPG; this is encoded by the coding sequence ATGAGTAATCCAAGGAACACCGGTTCGCACGGTCTGCTGTACAACCTGCTGACCAGCGGAACCTTCGATAGTTACGAGATTTCCCAACGCAGCAGAATCATATTCTTGAACACCGTGATTTTTGTCGGGGTGTTCACCCTGACCCTTTTCTCTGCCATTTCGTTTTCCAACGGTAACCTCCCCCTGGGCCTTTCGACCACCAGCGTGGCGCTGGTCCTGATTTTCGGCTTTATCTTTATTCGGCTCACCCATCGTTTTGTGGTTGGCGACTACATCGCGTCCCAGTCGATTTTCCTGCTGTATTGTTATTTATATCTCTCGGGCGGTGAACAGGGTTCCGGGGTATTGTGGTTGTTCAGCTATCCTTTGATCGCGCTGTTTTTGCACCGCATCAGAACCGGAAGCCTGCTGTCTGGACTGTTGTTTGTGATCATGCTGCTCGGCCTGTTTCATCCAGGCATCGGCAGCTGGGATTTTCAGCTTCAGTACGGCATGCGCATAATTGGCAGCTATCTCTTCATCTACATTTTTGGCCTTATCTATGAAATGGTGCGCGAGGCAACCCAGCGCAGCCTGGCAGAAACCAATACGGAGCTCAGTCGGATCGCCAGCGAGCTGTCGCAGGAGAAAATCCAGTCGGATGCTATATTCAAAAATGTACAGGAGGGCATCTTCGTAATGGATGATCAGTTCAGGGTGCTGCCCACCTACAGCAGTTTTCTGGAATCGCTGCTGGAAACCGACAGCATCGATGGTGAATCACTGCCAGATCTGATCGGTGGATACCTTACACCCAGGAATGCCGAGTCGTTGCGGGATTATCTGCCCATGCTGCTCAATGACAGCCTCAATCCTGACCTCATCCAGGATATCAATCCCCTGGAGGAGGTCCAGTTGGGTATACCAGTCGGCGACGGGGATCTCAGGCAGAAAACCCTGCAGTTTCGATTTATCCCGATGAAAACAGGCGCTGATCAGCAGCAGATCCTGACAGTGGTCTACGATGTTACCGCCCGGGCCGAACTTGCCGCCAGAATGTCTGCCGAGCAGCATCGTCATCAGCGAGATATGGAAACCTTGTTTCAGGTCCTGCATGTCGATCCGCAGCTGATGGCCGAGTTCATAGAGGATACCGAACAGGAGCTTGACTCAATCAATGCGCTGCTGCGCAACAAACAGCTTTCAATACCCGAAACCCTGACAGCGATTTTTCAATCCATGCACAGTATCAAGGGCAACGCTTTGCTGCTCGGGCTGGAGGAGCTTGGCATAACCCTGCATCACCTGGAGCAGCATATCAAGGACATCCAGGAGCTTGCCAATCCGGACTGGCGGGATCTGCTGCAGCTTACGGCAGATCTGGGCGAGATCCAGCAGGCAATCGAGGACACCAGTGCCATTATCCAGAAACTGGTTACCTTTCAGACAGCCTCAGCCGAGGCCGGGTTGTCGCAGGCCGGGTTGCTGGAGCGGGCCATCCGCAGAATTGCGGAGCGGGAAAGCTCACTGGCTGGCTGTCCGGCCACTATCAGCTTTTTTGGCTTCGAACTGCTTACCGACAGACTGCGTCGGCCCATACGCGACATACTCATTCAACTGATCCGCAACTCCTTCGCTCATGGCCTGGAGTCGCCTGAAGAGCGGCAGCGGGTCGGGAAACCGGAAACAGCGGTGCTGCAGATCTCCCTGCAAAAAACCGGATCGGCGCTTACCCTGCGTTATCGGGATGACGGGAGGGGACTGGACCCCGACCGGATCAGGGCAAAAGCGACCCGGCTGCTGCCGGAAAAAGCCGGGCTGCCGGATACCGAGATTATTCGGTTGGTGTTTCATCCCCGGTTTTCTACGGCAGAGGATACCGATCTGAGCGCCGGACAGGGGGTCGGGCTTGCGTTCGTGCATGCACGAACAGCGGAACTGGGTGGGCATATCCGTATATACAACAAACCCGGCATCGGTTTTCAGTTGGTGATAACCGTGCCGGGTTGA
- a CDS encoding sigma-70 family RNA polymerase sigma factor, producing MGKDSRIAVGDSDSLSLYLKQIAKYKLLTVEQELEIGRRIVELRDELERVTSEYQVHGGDAHDYMQRSSTVERELREQKSRMINANLRLVVSIAKKYQHRGLNLLDLIDEGNIGLIEAVERFDYTRGCRFSTYGTWWIRQAIIKSLADKGRIIRIPIHMLNTIKKCFFVAKHLTQELGRDPNNREISEYMDLPEEKVKEIMRLSQDTTSLDTTVDDDSSTSLSELIEDEHSEPPFESVFYMSLQDTLKHVLHELTEREKRIITLRYGLEGQGPYTLEETGRFLGITRERVRQIQEKAIQKLRSAERIREYQEFR from the coding sequence GTGGGTAAAGATTCCCGGATAGCGGTTGGAGACAGTGATTCGCTCTCCCTGTATTTAAAACAGATAGCGAAGTATAAGCTGTTGACAGTTGAACAGGAGCTGGAGATCGGGCGCAGGATTGTCGAGCTGCGCGACGAACTGGAGCGCGTTACCAGTGAGTATCAGGTGCATGGAGGAGATGCACATGACTACATGCAGCGCAGCAGTACAGTGGAGCGCGAACTGCGCGAACAGAAATCGCGGATGATCAACGCCAACCTGAGACTGGTGGTATCGATTGCCAAAAAGTATCAGCATCGAGGGTTGAATCTGCTGGATCTGATTGATGAAGGCAATATCGGACTGATCGAGGCAGTCGAACGTTTTGATTATACCAGGGGCTGCAGGTTTTCTACCTATGGTACCTGGTGGATTCGTCAGGCAATCATCAAATCACTGGCCGACAAGGGACGGATCATCCGGATTCCGATTCATATGCTGAATACCATCAAGAAATGTTTCTTTGTGGCCAAGCATCTAACCCAGGAGCTGGGGCGGGATCCCAACAATCGCGAAATTTCCGAGTACATGGATCTTCCCGAAGAGAAAGTAAAGGAGATCATGCGACTGAGTCAGGATACAACATCGCTTGATACCACCGTAGATGACGACAGCAGTACCTCACTGTCTGAACTGATTGAGGATGAACATAGCGAGCCGCCATTCGAGTCGGTGTTTTATATGTCGCTGCAAGACACCCTTAAACATGTTCTCCATGAGCTGACCGAGCGCGAGAAACGGATAATCACCCTCCGTTACGGGCTGGAGGGGCAGGGACCTTATACCCTGGAAGAAACCGGTCGCTTCCTCGGTATTACCCGGGAACGGGTGCGGCAGATTCAGGAGAAGGCAATCCAGAAACTGCGTTCAGCCGAGCGCATCAGGGAGTACCAGGAATTCCGCTGA
- a CDS encoding murein hydrolase activator EnvC family protein, which produces MRKNLHSSSGVLCIFLLLTTLSLHADDAPVHEVRRGDTLYSISRRYDVTVDALRELNGLDEEARIFAGQQLKLPSDYQTYTVERGDTLFGLARRHNTTVATIRQLNQLDESDVLRIGQKLRLPEKESSSDDQQRIAVEPSDPPDLQPLGDPQFDGSRLQTGRESSRTGGDYHWPHDGERSTADGKFPGVYISGNPGDPVVSVSSGRVIYSGPHAVFGHVIFVRSSQGYIYVYGGNDQPEVSVGQQVTPGARIGTVGGGQLTRRNTVFFSIWKDDQFVEPENSPRS; this is translated from the coding sequence ATGAGAAAAAATCTACATTCCAGTTCAGGCGTTCTGTGCATTTTTCTGCTGCTCACGACTCTATCGTTGCATGCCGACGATGCTCCGGTTCATGAGGTGCGCCGTGGTGATACGTTGTACAGCATATCCCGCAGGTATGATGTGACTGTCGATGCACTGCGTGAACTGAACGGACTGGATGAAGAAGCCCGCATATTTGCCGGACAGCAGCTGAAGCTCCCGTCAGACTATCAGACCTACACAGTAGAGCGTGGCGATACCCTGTTTGGTCTGGCTCGCCGGCACAACACTACGGTTGCAACGATTCGACAGCTGAACCAGCTCGACGAATCCGATGTACTGCGGATAGGTCAGAAACTCAGACTGCCGGAGAAAGAATCATCCTCTGACGATCAGCAGCGTATAGCCGTTGAACCTTCAGACCCACCGGATCTTCAGCCTCTTGGAGATCCTCAGTTTGACGGCTCTCGCCTGCAAACAGGCCGTGAAAGCAGCCGTACCGGGGGAGACTACCACTGGCCGCATGACGGCGAGCGTTCCACAGCTGACGGCAAGTTTCCCGGGGTGTACATATCCGGGAATCCTGGCGACCCGGTGGTAAGCGTCAGCAGCGGCAGGGTGATCTACAGCGGACCACATGCGGTATTCGGGCATGTAATTTTTGTGCGTTCATCTCAGGGATATATTTATGTATATGGCGGAAACGATCAGCCAGAGGTGAGTGTCGGCCAGCAAGTGACCCCCGGCGCCCGGATAGGAACCGTCGGCGGAGGACAGTTAACCCGGCGCAACACCGTGTTTTTCAGCATCTGGAAGGATGATCAGTTTGTTGAGCCGGAGAACTCACCACGTTCATGA
- a CDS encoding SurA N-terminal domain-containing protein — translation MASKKDSNISRFPEKEPGKKTGSRRTGLYIFSVTVLVIIVVTFIGGPLIGSIGGPQAGGRLIFGYYRRTPIEYAPGNYFARQLQMLERQFAQSGMEQQDTQMQVFQIWRGAYDRTLLHTAVLHQAERSNIPVSSEQVDQAIARNPEFQEDGRFSLRRYERLSPQQQYQLREITRENLLHERYLNDMLQHNLAADNETAHFAGMASPERRISYVSFRYNQYPEGELQAFVQERPELFQSIEAASITLRRDQHSREDAEAIRDRILADEISFGEAARTYSADMFAEIGGDAGELYFYDLLPDYPSEQPLESVFTTAEGEIAPVVESNFGYVIYRINRAARDASPDDQNILNEARSYLQDFERGRIADYFAGLAQEFATDARDNGFTAAASTRDIEVHETDFFAINYGELPYFSAPARNTELGNVSTNRNFFEASFGTPLDAVTEPVALQDRVIVLTPVEERDAESSRQEMLSGFYPSFVQQSAGTRLENILLNPDHIDDRFMDTLFTHVLNLEG, via the coding sequence ATGGCCTCAAAAAAAGATAGCAATATTTCACGATTCCCGGAAAAGGAACCTGGCAAAAAAACCGGCTCCCGCCGCACCGGTCTGTATATTTTCAGTGTCACCGTACTGGTAATTATCGTTGTCACCTTTATTGGCGGTCCGTTGATCGGCAGTATTGGCGGTCCCCAGGCTGGCGGACGCCTGATTTTCGGGTATTACCGCCGCACGCCGATTGAGTATGCTCCCGGCAACTATTTCGCCCGGCAGCTGCAGATGCTGGAGCGCCAGTTTGCGCAAAGTGGCATGGAACAGCAGGACACCCAGATGCAGGTGTTCCAAATCTGGCGCGGTGCGTATGACCGTACCCTGCTGCATACTGCGGTGTTGCACCAGGCTGAGCGCAGCAACATCCCGGTTAGCAGCGAACAGGTTGATCAGGCGATTGCCCGTAATCCGGAGTTTCAGGAGGATGGCCGCTTCAGCCTGCGTCGCTATGAGCGCCTGAGCCCCCAGCAGCAGTATCAGCTGCGAGAGATAACCAGAGAAAACCTGCTGCATGAGCGGTATCTGAACGATATGTTGCAGCACAACCTTGCCGCCGACAATGAGACGGCACATTTTGCCGGCATGGCATCCCCGGAGCGACGCATCAGCTATGTTTCGTTCCGATACAATCAGTACCCTGAGGGTGAGCTCCAGGCCTTTGTCCAGGAACGACCTGAGCTTTTCCAGTCAATCGAAGCAGCCAGCATCACCCTTCGCCGTGATCAGCATAGCCGGGAGGATGCCGAGGCAATCCGTGATCGGATCCTGGCCGATGAAATCAGCTTTGGGGAAGCGGCACGCACGTACTCGGCAGACATGTTCGCCGAGATCGGTGGTGATGCCGGGGAGCTGTATTTTTATGATCTGCTGCCTGACTACCCGTCCGAGCAGCCGCTGGAATCGGTGTTTACCACCGCAGAGGGCGAAATCGCCCCGGTGGTCGAGTCCAACTTCGGCTATGTGATCTATCGCATCAATCGGGCAGCACGTGATGCATCCCCTGATGATCAGAACATCCTGAACGAAGCCCGCAGCTATCTGCAGGATTTTGAGCGCGGCCGCATTGCAGACTACTTTGCCGGGCTCGCACAGGAGTTCGCAACCGATGCTCGCGACAACGGATTTACTGCTGCTGCATCGACCCGAGATATCGAGGTACACGAAACCGATTTCTTTGCAATCAACTATGGCGAGCTGCCCTACTTCTCTGCCCCGGCACGGAACACCGAGCTGGGCAACGTTAGCACCAACCGCAATTTCTTTGAGGCAAGTTTTGGCACCCCGCTGGACGCCGTTACCGAGCCGGTTGCGTTGCAGGACAGGGTGATTGTCCTTACCCCGGTCGAGGAGCGGGATGCTGAGTCCAGCCGCCAGGAAATGCTGTCAGGTTTTTATCCAAGTTTCGTACAGCAATCTGCGGGCACCCGGCTTGAGAATATTTTGCTTAACCCTGATCACATCGATGATCGTTTTATGGACACCCTGTTCACACATGTACTGAATTTAGAAGGCTGA